From Hermetia illucens chromosome 6, iHerIll2.2.curated.20191125, whole genome shotgun sequence, one genomic window encodes:
- the LOC119659475 gene encoding antichymotrypsin-2-like isoform X5, producing MSSSFGSEITNPSSGFAFDLYQHVIKGKEQQNVVLSPLSIYTALGLAYMGAGGRTKEEMASVLRISTNATESKESFRRLLCKYKASSMLSIANKVYVQSGKNLQPSFVEASEKVFSSEADVINFSQSDVAAKTINSWVESKTNNKIQNLIDPSNLDSNTMMVLVNAIYFKGFWKNQFRKELTKKADFWTSETESVKVDMMSNNKAHYPYGVFEDLDAAAVELPFRDEDLAMLIILPNSKTGLPSLEAKLRSMDLFKLRQRMHSEEVIVSMPKFKIEFSIELNDVLSEMGMSSMFSDNADFSGLLNSAEPLKVSKVIHKAFIDVNEEGAEAAAATGIGIMAVSAVFPPPRTNIFKVDRPCIYAVKSQSEIHFIGRVTYF from the exons ATGTCAAGCTCATTTGGTTCAGAAATTACGAATCCATCTTCGGGATTCGCTTTTGATCTCTATCAGCACGTTATCAAAGGCAAAGAGCAGCAGAACGTGGTTTTATCGCCGCTTTCCATTTACACCGCCCTGGGACTGGCCTACATGGGCGCTGGTGGGAGAACTAAGGAAGAGATGGCTTCGGTTTTAAGGATTTCTACTAATGCCACTGAATCCAAGGAAAGTTTCCGTCGTCTTCTTTGCAAGTACAAAGCCAGTTCAATGCTATCGATAGCGAACAAAGTCTATGTACAATCAGGAAAGAATTTGCAACCCTCATTCGTGGAAGCTTCAGAAAAAGTGTTCAGCTCGGAAGCAGACGTCATTAATTTCTCACAGAGCGACGTCGCTGCTAAAACTATCAATAGCTGGGTAGAATCGAAGACGAACAACAAGATCCAGAATCTAATTGatcccagcaacttagattcgAATACAATGATGGTTTTGGTGAACGCTATATATTTTAAGGGATTCTGGAAGAATCAGTTTAGGAAAGAACTGACCAAGAAAGCTGATTTCTGGACGAGTGAAACTGAATCGGTCAAAGTTGACATGATGTCTAATAACAAGGCCCACTACCCTTATGGTGTTTTCGAGGACTTAGACGCTGCCGCTGTAGAACTTCCATTTCGCGATGAGGATCTTGCAATGCTAATTATTCTACCCAACTCGAAGACTGGTCTACCTTCTTTAGAAGCGAAACTGCGTTCCATGGATTTGTTTAAACTGAGACAGCGAATGCATAGTGAAGAAGTTATTGTCAGTATGCCAAAGTTCAAGATAGAATTCAGTATTGAGTTAAACGATGTTCTATCAGAG ATGGGTATGAGCTCAATGTTTTCGGACAATGCAGATTTTTCAGGATTACTCAATTCTGCCGAACCACTTAAGGTTTCTAAGGTCATACACAAAGCCTTCATCGACGTCAACGAGGAGGGGGCAGAAGCAGCAGCAGCTACAG GAATAGGTATAATGGCAGTTTCTGCTGTATTTCCGCCACCACGTACGAACATCTTCAAAGTCGATCGGCCTTGCATATATGCTGTCAAAAGTCAATCTGAGATTCACTTCATTGGTCGTGTTACCTATTTTTAG
- the LOC119659475 gene encoding serpin B4-like isoform X3 — translation MSSSFGSEITNPSSGFAFDLYQHVIKGKEQQNVVLSPLSIYTALGLAYMGAGGRTKEEMASVLRISTNATESKESFRRLLCKYKASSMLSIANKVYVQSGKNLQPSFVEASEKVFSSEADVINFSQSDVAAKTINSWVESKTNNKIQNLIDPSNLDSNTMMVLVNAIYFKGFWKNQFRKELTKKADFWTSETESVKVDMMSNNKAHYPYGVFEDLDAAAVELPFRDEDLAMLIILPNSKTGLPSLEAKLRSMDLFKLRQRMHSEEVIVSMPKFKIEFSIELNDVLSEMGMSSMFSDNADFSGLLNSAEPLKVSKVIHKAFIDVNEEGAEAAAATGIMIARMCLILSREMVCDHPFFYALLDTKSGDIIFNGSIKRFKSE, via the exons ATGTCAAGCTCATTTGGTTCAGAAATTACGAATCCATCTTCGGGATTCGCTTTTGATCTCTATCAGCACGTTATCAAAGGCAAAGAGCAGCAGAACGTGGTTTTATCGCCGCTTTCCATTTACACCGCCCTGGGACTGGCCTACATGGGCGCTGGTGGGAGAACTAAGGAAGAGATGGCTTCGGTTTTAAGGATTTCTACTAATGCCACTGAATCCAAGGAAAGTTTCCGTCGTCTTCTTTGCAAGTACAAAGCCAGTTCAATGCTATCGATAGCGAACAAAGTCTATGTACAATCAGGAAAGAATTTGCAACCCTCATTCGTGGAAGCTTCAGAAAAAGTGTTCAGCTCGGAAGCAGACGTCATTAATTTCTCACAGAGCGACGTCGCTGCTAAAACTATCAATAGCTGGGTAGAATCGAAGACGAACAACAAGATCCAGAATCTAATTGatcccagcaacttagattcgAATACAATGATGGTTTTGGTGAACGCTATATATTTTAAGGGATTCTGGAAGAATCAGTTTAGGAAAGAACTGACCAAGAAAGCTGATTTCTGGACGAGTGAAACTGAATCGGTCAAAGTTGACATGATGTCTAATAACAAGGCCCACTACCCTTATGGTGTTTTCGAGGACTTAGACGCTGCCGCTGTAGAACTTCCATTTCGCGATGAGGATCTTGCAATGCTAATTATTCTACCCAACTCGAAGACTGGTCTACCTTCTTTAGAAGCGAAACTGCGTTCCATGGATTTGTTTAAACTGAGACAGCGAATGCATAGTGAAGAAGTTATTGTCAGTATGCCAAAGTTCAAGATAGAATTCAGTATTGAGTTAAACGATGTTCTATCAGAG ATGGGTATGAGCTCAATGTTTTCGGACAATGCAGATTTTTCAGGATTACTCAATTCTGCCGAACCACTTAAGGTTTCTAAGGTCATACACAAAGCCTTCATCGACGTCAACGAGGAGGGGGCAGAAGCAGCAGCAGCTACAG GTATAATGATTGCCCGCATGTGTTTGATTTTGTCTCGGGAGATGGTGTGCGATCATCCATTTTTCTATGCCTTACTGGATACTAAAAGTGGTGACATAATATTCAACGGTTCCATAAAAAGATTTAAAAGTGAGTGA
- the LOC119659475 gene encoding antichymotrypsin-2-like isoform X4, whose product MAITLSFCITFFLIFSRGTMSSSFGSEITNPSSGFAFDLYQHVIKGKEQQNVVLSPLSIYTALGLAYMGAGGRTKEEMASVLRISTNATESKESFRRLLCKYKASSMLSIANKVYVQSGKNLQPSFVEASEKVFSSEADVINFSQSDVAAKTINSWVESKTNNKIQNLIDPSNLDSNTMMVLVNAIYFKGFWKNQFRKELTKKADFWTSETESVKVDMMSNNKAHYPYGVFEDLDAAAVELPFRDEDLAMLIILPNSKTGLPSLEAKLRSMDLFKLRQRMHSEEVIVSMPKFKIEFSIELNDVLSEMGMSSMFSDNADFSGLLNSAEPLKVSKVIHKAFIDVNEEGAEAAAATAGHVIRKRCIQFTREFIADHAFIIALIATSNEDPSVAFLGCLKSYQPNKLHDEL is encoded by the exons ATGGCTATAACACTAT CCTTTTGTATCACATTCTTCCTAATCTTTTCACGCGGAACAATGTCAAGCTCATTTGGTTCAGAAATTACGAATCCATCTTCGGGATTCGCTTTTGATCTCTATCAGCACGTTATCAAAGGCAAAGAGCAGCAGAACGTGGTTTTATCGCCGCTTTCCATTTACACCGCCCTGGGACTGGCCTACATGGGCGCTGGTGGGAGAACTAAGGAAGAGATGGCTTCGGTTTTAAGGATTTCTACTAATGCCACTGAATCCAAGGAAAGTTTCCGTCGTCTTCTTTGCAAGTACAAAGCCAGTTCAATGCTATCGATAGCGAACAAAGTCTATGTACAATCAGGAAAGAATTTGCAACCCTCATTCGTGGAAGCTTCAGAAAAAGTGTTCAGCTCGGAAGCAGACGTCATTAATTTCTCACAGAGCGACGTCGCTGCTAAAACTATCAATAGCTGGGTAGAATCGAAGACGAACAACAAGATCCAGAATCTAATTGatcccagcaacttagattcgAATACAATGATGGTTTTGGTGAACGCTATATATTTTAAGGGATTCTGGAAGAATCAGTTTAGGAAAGAACTGACCAAGAAAGCTGATTTCTGGACGAGTGAAACTGAATCGGTCAAAGTTGACATGATGTCTAATAACAAGGCCCACTACCCTTATGGTGTTTTCGAGGACTTAGACGCTGCCGCTGTAGAACTTCCATTTCGCGATGAGGATCTTGCAATGCTAATTATTCTACCCAACTCGAAGACTGGTCTACCTTCTTTAGAAGCGAAACTGCGTTCCATGGATTTGTTTAAACTGAGACAGCGAATGCATAGTGAAGAAGTTATTGTCAGTATGCCAAAGTTCAAGATAGAATTCAGTATTGAGTTAAACGATGTTCTATCAGAG ATGGGTATGAGCTCAATGTTTTCGGACAATGCAGATTTTTCAGGATTACTCAATTCTGCCGAACCACTTAAGGTTTCTAAGGTCATACACAAAGCCTTCATCGACGTCAACGAGGAGGGGGCAGAAGCAGCAGCAGCTACAG CAGGGCATGTAATTCGCAAACGTTGCATTCAGTTCACGCGAGAGTTTATTGCCGATCATGCATTTATTATTGCACTTATCGCAACAAGCAACGAAGATCCTTCTGTGGCTTTCCTTGGATGTTTAAAATCTTATCAGCCCAATAAGCTTCACGATGAACTTTAA
- the LOC119659475 gene encoding antichymotrypsin-2-like isoform X2: MNLLYPTTYAFCITFFLIFSRGTMSSSFGSEITNPSSGFAFDLYQHVIKGKEQQNVVLSPLSIYTALGLAYMGAGGRTKEEMASVLRISTNATESKESFRRLLCKYKASSMLSIANKVYVQSGKNLQPSFVEASEKVFSSEADVINFSQSDVAAKTINSWVESKTNNKIQNLIDPSNLDSNTMMVLVNAIYFKGFWKNQFRKELTKKADFWTSETESVKVDMMSNNKAHYPYGVFEDLDAAAVELPFRDEDLAMLIILPNSKTGLPSLEAKLRSMDLFKLRQRMHSEEVIVSMPKFKIEFSIELNDVLSEMGMSSMFSDNADFSGLLNSAEPLKVSKVIHKAFIDVNEEGAEAAAATAGHVIRKRCIQFTREFIADHAFIIALIATSNEDPSVAFLGCLKSYQPNKLHDEL, translated from the exons ATGAATTTACTTTACCCTACAACGtacg CCTTTTGTATCACATTCTTCCTAATCTTTTCACGCGGAACAATGTCAAGCTCATTTGGTTCAGAAATTACGAATCCATCTTCGGGATTCGCTTTTGATCTCTATCAGCACGTTATCAAAGGCAAAGAGCAGCAGAACGTGGTTTTATCGCCGCTTTCCATTTACACCGCCCTGGGACTGGCCTACATGGGCGCTGGTGGGAGAACTAAGGAAGAGATGGCTTCGGTTTTAAGGATTTCTACTAATGCCACTGAATCCAAGGAAAGTTTCCGTCGTCTTCTTTGCAAGTACAAAGCCAGTTCAATGCTATCGATAGCGAACAAAGTCTATGTACAATCAGGAAAGAATTTGCAACCCTCATTCGTGGAAGCTTCAGAAAAAGTGTTCAGCTCGGAAGCAGACGTCATTAATTTCTCACAGAGCGACGTCGCTGCTAAAACTATCAATAGCTGGGTAGAATCGAAGACGAACAACAAGATCCAGAATCTAATTGatcccagcaacttagattcgAATACAATGATGGTTTTGGTGAACGCTATATATTTTAAGGGATTCTGGAAGAATCAGTTTAGGAAAGAACTGACCAAGAAAGCTGATTTCTGGACGAGTGAAACTGAATCGGTCAAAGTTGACATGATGTCTAATAACAAGGCCCACTACCCTTATGGTGTTTTCGAGGACTTAGACGCTGCCGCTGTAGAACTTCCATTTCGCGATGAGGATCTTGCAATGCTAATTATTCTACCCAACTCGAAGACTGGTCTACCTTCTTTAGAAGCGAAACTGCGTTCCATGGATTTGTTTAAACTGAGACAGCGAATGCATAGTGAAGAAGTTATTGTCAGTATGCCAAAGTTCAAGATAGAATTCAGTATTGAGTTAAACGATGTTCTATCAGAG ATGGGTATGAGCTCAATGTTTTCGGACAATGCAGATTTTTCAGGATTACTCAATTCTGCCGAACCACTTAAGGTTTCTAAGGTCATACACAAAGCCTTCATCGACGTCAACGAGGAGGGGGCAGAAGCAGCAGCAGCTACAG CAGGGCATGTAATTCGCAAACGTTGCATTCAGTTCACGCGAGAGTTTATTGCCGATCATGCATTTATTATTGCACTTATCGCAACAAGCAACGAAGATCCTTCTGTGGCTTTCCTTGGATGTTTAAAATCTTATCAGCCCAATAAGCTTCACGATGAACTTTAA
- the LOC119659475 gene encoding antichymotrypsin-2-like isoform X1 — MSSSFGSEITNPSSGFAFDLYQHVIKGKEQQNVVLSPLSIYTALGLAYMGAGGRTKEEMASVLRISTNATESKESFRRLLCKYKASSMLSIANKVYVQSGKNLQPSFVEASEKVFSSEADVINFSQSDVAAKTINSWVESKTNNKIQNLIDPSNLDSNTMMVLVNAIYFKGFWKNQFRKELTKKADFWTSETESVKVDMMSNNKAHYPYGVFEDLDAAAVELPFRDEDLAMLIILPNSKTGLPSLEAKLRSMDLFKLRQRMHSEEVIVSMPKFKIEFSIELNDVLSEMGMSSMFSDNADFSGLLNSAEPLKVSKVIHKAFIDVNEEGAEAAAATGHVIRKRCIQFTREFIADHAFIIALIATSNEDPSVAFLGCLKSYQPNKLHDEL; from the exons ATGTCAAGCTCATTTGGTTCAGAAATTACGAATCCATCTTCGGGATTCGCTTTTGATCTCTATCAGCACGTTATCAAAGGCAAAGAGCAGCAGAACGTGGTTTTATCGCCGCTTTCCATTTACACCGCCCTGGGACTGGCCTACATGGGCGCTGGTGGGAGAACTAAGGAAGAGATGGCTTCGGTTTTAAGGATTTCTACTAATGCCACTGAATCCAAGGAAAGTTTCCGTCGTCTTCTTTGCAAGTACAAAGCCAGTTCAATGCTATCGATAGCGAACAAAGTCTATGTACAATCAGGAAAGAATTTGCAACCCTCATTCGTGGAAGCTTCAGAAAAAGTGTTCAGCTCGGAAGCAGACGTCATTAATTTCTCACAGAGCGACGTCGCTGCTAAAACTATCAATAGCTGGGTAGAATCGAAGACGAACAACAAGATCCAGAATCTAATTGatcccagcaacttagattcgAATACAATGATGGTTTTGGTGAACGCTATATATTTTAAGGGATTCTGGAAGAATCAGTTTAGGAAAGAACTGACCAAGAAAGCTGATTTCTGGACGAGTGAAACTGAATCGGTCAAAGTTGACATGATGTCTAATAACAAGGCCCACTACCCTTATGGTGTTTTCGAGGACTTAGACGCTGCCGCTGTAGAACTTCCATTTCGCGATGAGGATCTTGCAATGCTAATTATTCTACCCAACTCGAAGACTGGTCTACCTTCTTTAGAAGCGAAACTGCGTTCCATGGATTTGTTTAAACTGAGACAGCGAATGCATAGTGAAGAAGTTATTGTCAGTATGCCAAAGTTCAAGATAGAATTCAGTATTGAGTTAAACGATGTTCTATCAGAG ATGGGTATGAGCTCAATGTTTTCGGACAATGCAGATTTTTCAGGATTACTCAATTCTGCCGAACCACTTAAGGTTTCTAAGGTCATACACAAAGCCTTCATCGACGTCAACGAGGAGGGGGCAGAAGCAGCAGCAGCTACAG GGCATGTAATTCGCAAACGTTGCATTCAGTTCACGCGAGAGTTTATTGCCGATCATGCATTTATTATTGCACTTATCGCAACAAGCAACGAAGATCCTTCTGTGGCTTTCCTTGGATGTTTAAAATCTTATCAGCCCAATAAGCTTCACGATGAACTTTAA
- the LOC119659475 gene encoding antichymotrypsin-2-like isoform X6, producing MSSSFGSEITNPSSGFAFDLYQHVIKGKEQQNVVLSPLSIYTALGLAYMGAGGRTKEEMASVLRISTNATESKESFRRLLCKYKASSMLSIANKVYVQSGKNLQPSFVEASEKVFSSEADVINFSQSDVAAKTINSWVESKTNNKIQNLIDPSNLDSNTMMVLVNAIYFKGFWKNQFRKELTKKADFWTSETESVKVDMMSNNKAHYPYGVFEDLDAAAVELPFRDEDLAMLIILPNSKTGLPSLEAKLRSMDLFKLRQRMHSEEVIVSMPKFKIEFSIELNDVLSEMGMSSMFSDNADFSGLLNSAEPLKVSKVIHKAFIDVNEEGAEAAAATAGHVIRKRCIQFTREFIADHAFIIALIATSNEDPSVAFLGCLKSYQPNKLHDEL from the exons ATGTCAAGCTCATTTGGTTCAGAAATTACGAATCCATCTTCGGGATTCGCTTTTGATCTCTATCAGCACGTTATCAAAGGCAAAGAGCAGCAGAACGTGGTTTTATCGCCGCTTTCCATTTACACCGCCCTGGGACTGGCCTACATGGGCGCTGGTGGGAGAACTAAGGAAGAGATGGCTTCGGTTTTAAGGATTTCTACTAATGCCACTGAATCCAAGGAAAGTTTCCGTCGTCTTCTTTGCAAGTACAAAGCCAGTTCAATGCTATCGATAGCGAACAAAGTCTATGTACAATCAGGAAAGAATTTGCAACCCTCATTCGTGGAAGCTTCAGAAAAAGTGTTCAGCTCGGAAGCAGACGTCATTAATTTCTCACAGAGCGACGTCGCTGCTAAAACTATCAATAGCTGGGTAGAATCGAAGACGAACAACAAGATCCAGAATCTAATTGatcccagcaacttagattcgAATACAATGATGGTTTTGGTGAACGCTATATATTTTAAGGGATTCTGGAAGAATCAGTTTAGGAAAGAACTGACCAAGAAAGCTGATTTCTGGACGAGTGAAACTGAATCGGTCAAAGTTGACATGATGTCTAATAACAAGGCCCACTACCCTTATGGTGTTTTCGAGGACTTAGACGCTGCCGCTGTAGAACTTCCATTTCGCGATGAGGATCTTGCAATGCTAATTATTCTACCCAACTCGAAGACTGGTCTACCTTCTTTAGAAGCGAAACTGCGTTCCATGGATTTGTTTAAACTGAGACAGCGAATGCATAGTGAAGAAGTTATTGTCAGTATGCCAAAGTTCAAGATAGAATTCAGTATTGAGTTAAACGATGTTCTATCAGAG ATGGGTATGAGCTCAATGTTTTCGGACAATGCAGATTTTTCAGGATTACTCAATTCTGCCGAACCACTTAAGGTTTCTAAGGTCATACACAAAGCCTTCATCGACGTCAACGAGGAGGGGGCAGAAGCAGCAGCAGCTACAG CAGGGCATGTAATTCGCAAACGTTGCATTCAGTTCACGCGAGAGTTTATTGCCGATCATGCATTTATTATTGCACTTATCGCAACAAGCAACGAAGATCCTTCTGTGGCTTTCCTTGGATGTTTAAAATCTTATCAGCCCAATAAGCTTCACGATGAACTTTAA